A single genomic interval of Geotrypetes seraphini chromosome 1, aGeoSer1.1, whole genome shotgun sequence harbors:
- the LOC117366572 gene encoding keratin-associated protein 9-1-like translates to MYRCCLASCIVAALHHALLLPCIMHCCSLASCIVAALHHASLLPCIMHRCCLATCIVAALQHASLLPCIMHRCCFATCIVAALQHASLLPCIMHRCCLATCIVAALQHASLLPCNMHRCCFATCIVAALHHASLLPCNMHRCCLASCIVAALQHASLLPCIMHRCCLASCIVAALQHASLLPCIMHRCCLASCIVVALQHASLLPCIMHRCCLATCIVAALHHALLLPCIMHRCCLASCIVAALHHALLLPCIMHRCCLASCIVAALQHASLLLCNMHRCCLATCIVAALHHASLLPCNMHRCCLATCIVAVLHHETMWSSAESNHTEMYVPVSLMG, encoded by the coding sequence ATGTATCGTTGCTGCCTTGCATCATGCATAGTTGCTGCCTTGCATCATGCATTGTTGCTGCCTTGCATCATGCATTGTTGCAGCCTTGCATCATGCATCGTTGCTGCCTTGCATCATGCATCGTTGCTGCCTTGCATCATGCATCGTTGCTGCCTTGCAACATGCATCGTTGCTGCTTTGCAACATGCATCGTTGCTGCCTTGCATCATGCATCGTTGCTGCTTTGCAACATGCATCGTTGCTGCTTTGCAACATGCATCGTTGCTGCCTTGCATCATGCATCGTTGCTGCCTTGCAACATGCATCGTTGCTGCCTTGCAACATGCATCGTTGCTGCCTTGCAACATGCATCGTTGCTGCTTTGCAACATGCATCGTTGCTGCCTTGCATCATGCATCGTTGCTGCCTTGCAACATGCATCGTTGCTGCCTTGCATCATGTATCGTTGCTGCCTTGCAACATGCATCGTTGCTGCCTTGCATCATGCATCGTTGCTGCCTTGCATCATGCATCGTTGCTGCCTTGCAACATGCATCGTTGCTGCCTTGTATCATGCATCGTTGCTGCCTTGCATCATGCATCGTTGTTGCCTTGCAACATGCATCGTTGCTGCCTTGCATCATGCATCGTTGCTGCCTTGCAACATGTATCGTTGCTGCCTTGCATCATGCATTGTTGCTGCCTTGCATCATGCATCGTTGCTGCCTTGCATCATGCATTGTTGCTGCCTTGCATCATGCATTGTTGCTGCCTTGCATCATGCATCGTTGCTGCCTTGCATCATGCATCGTTGCTGCCTTGCAACATGCATCGTTGCTGCTTTGCAACATGCATCGTTGCTGCCTTGCAACATGCATCGTTGCTGCCTTGCATCATGCATCGTTGCTGCCCTGCAACATGCATCGTTGCTGCCTTGCAACATGCATCGTTGCTGTCTTGCATCATGAAACAATGTGGAGTTCAGCAGAATCAAACCATACTGAAATGTACGTACCTGTTTCACTCATGGGTTAA